Sequence from the Cuniculiplasma divulgatum genome:
ATTTACCTGATTCTATGAAAATATTGTTCTATTTATAAATCATTTACAAATGTGGCTGTCATAACTATTTATCTCTCAAAAAAAGGCGTTCACTGCATATGGAGCGTAAATAATAAGAACAGCACAGCACTGATTGGAACTGATGATCGATGAAATATCACAGATACTGAAAATGGACAATTACCTGGCAAACATGCAGATCGAGGTTGTTGAGGCACATCAGGGTCATGTTGAGTTCCGGGTTCCTCTGATGAAGAACATGATGAGGATCGGCGACATTGCCAACGGAGGGGCCACCATGACACTACTGGATGCAGCCGGTGGAATGGCTGTTTTCACACTGGTTGAGGGATCAAACCAGGTCACGGTGAACCTGAACACCAACTTCATAAGAAAAATAGACAAGGGGCCGCTGAAGGTAACTGCCGATGTTGTCAGGAAAGGCAGGAACATAGCCTTTGCCCGCATGGAGATCACTGATTCTGAAGGAAAACTCTGTGCCGACGCTACAGGGACCTGGTATATTTTCGGCCATGTATGAAACCTGTTACATGAATCCTGGGTGATGTGGTAGAATTTAAGCGCTGCGATGAATACAAATGGCATGGAATATCAGGATAAAGGATGCTGCCATATGATGCAGATAATACAACCCGGGAATGCTCTGCTGGAATGCCGGGACGGCGGCAAAAATGGATATAGATGAGAACAGATTTGAGGGCATGCTTGCTGGAAAGACGGTCATACTGACGGTCACTGCCAGCATTTCACTTTACAGGATGCCGGACCTTGTGAGGGACCTTCGCCGCGAGGGTGCAAGGGTGATAGTGGGAATGTCAAAGGAGGCTGCTTCCATGATAAGTCCCACCATATTCCAGTGGGCGTCAGAAAACGACGTTGTGACTGCTGTAGGCGGGAATATAGAGCATATCAGCCTCTTCATTGGCCACGCAGGTGATACGGCACTTCTCATTTGCCCGGCATCGCACAACACAGTGGGTAAGATTGCAAACGGCATTTCTGATGATGTGCCATCACTTTTCTTTTCATTCGCCATTGGCAACGGAAACCCTGTGTGCATTTGCCCGGCAATGCATGAAGGCATGATGGTGAATCCCATAAACCACAGGAACCTGCAGGCACTGGAAGATGCTGGAGTACAGATAATTCCACCCAGAATATCGGAAGAAAAGGCAAAGATCTCCGAAAATGACCTCATAATAGACCATGTATGCAGGCTATTCCACGGAAAGACCCTGCGTGGAAAGAGTGTGCTCATAATCGGCGGAAGAGGGGAGGAGATGATTGATCCTGTAAGGGCAGTTTCCAATCTAGGTAGCGGCTTCACACTGTCATGGTTTGCAGTGAATGCTTTCAGGCTTGGCGCAGCAAGCATAGTTATGATAGGCAACACCGAATATCGCGTTCCGGAATACGCTGAGTACATTCATGCAGTGAAGATGGAGGAATTCGAAGCAGAAGTGGACAGTATCCTGTCAAAGAGGAATTTCGATGTGGTCATCAACTGCGCTTCGCTTTCTGACTTCATTGTGAAGGAGAAGTCAGGGAGCAAGATGCCTGGAGACAGAAGCGCTACAGTAACCCTGATTCCCAGGGAGAAGCTTCTTGATCGCATAAGGAAGAAGCACGGCGGCAGGCTCGTGGCCTTCAAGCTGGATGACGAAGTATCTCCGGATCAGGTGTACAGAAAAGTCAGCTCCAGCAGGCCGGACCTTGTGGTTTACAACAGCATATCACGTGGATCCGGGCCATTCGGAACGGTGAGCAACCATTACATTTTCATCAGGCCCAATGATCATGAGGATCAGGGAATACTCTCCAAGCCCCAGATGACCCAGAAGGTGCTATTCCTTCTGTATTCAAAGTCAACGGAGGCACCATGAGGATAGTCTCCGTTCAGGCACCAAGATGTGGAATTTCCTCCGCTGCCGGATATGCATCAGCACTGGCCCGGGAACTGGAAGCCATAGATCCGGATCTGGTAGTTCTGCCGGAGAA
This genomic interval carries:
- a CDS encoding PaaI family thioesterase, whose translation is MIDEISQILKMDNYLANMQIEVVEAHQGHVEFRVPLMKNMMRIGDIANGGATMTLLDAAGGMAVFTLVEGSNQVTVNLNTNFIRKIDKGPLKVTADVVRKGRNIAFARMEITDSEGKLCADATGTWYIFGHV
- the coaBC gene encoding bifunctional phosphopantothenoylcysteine decarboxylase/phosphopantothenate--cysteine ligase CoaBC yields the protein MDIDENRFEGMLAGKTVILTVTASISLYRMPDLVRDLRREGARVIVGMSKEAASMISPTIFQWASENDVVTAVGGNIEHISLFIGHAGDTALLICPASHNTVGKIANGISDDVPSLFFSFAIGNGNPVCICPAMHEGMMVNPINHRNLQALEDAGVQIIPPRISEEKAKISENDLIIDHVCRLFHGKTLRGKSVLIIGGRGEEMIDPVRAVSNLGSGFTLSWFAVNAFRLGAASIVMIGNTEYRVPEYAEYIHAVKMEEFEAEVDSILSKRNFDVVINCASLSDFIVKEKSGSKMPGDRSATVTLIPREKLLDRIRKKHGGRLVAFKLDDEVSPDQVYRKVSSSRPDLVVYNSISRGSGPFGTVSNHYIFIRPNDHEDQGILSKPQMTQKVLFLLYSKSTEAP